From one Bos indicus x Bos taurus breed Angus x Brahman F1 hybrid chromosome 7, Bos_hybrid_MaternalHap_v2.0, whole genome shotgun sequence genomic stretch:
- the TIMM13 gene encoding mitochondrial import inner membrane translocase subunit Tim13, with product MEGGFGSDFGGSGGGKLDPGLIMEQVKVQIAVANAQELLQRMTDKCFRKCIGKPGGSLDNSEQKCIAMCMDRYMDAWNTVSRAYNSRLQRERANM from the exons ATGGAGGGCGGCTTCGGCTCCGATTTCGGGGGCTCCGGCGGGGGGAAGCTGGACCCAGGGCTCATAATGGAGCAGGTGAAAGTGCAGATCGCCGTGGCCAACGCGCAGGAGCTGCTACAG AGGATGACGGACAAGTGCTTCCGGAAGTGTATCGGGAAGCCGGGGGGTTCCCTGGACAATTCGGAGCAG AAGTGCATCGCCATGTGCATGGACCGCTACATGGACGCCTGGAACACCGTGTCACGTGCCTACAACTCGCGGCTGCAGCGGGAACGAGCCAACATGTGA
- the LMNB2 gene encoding lamin-B2, giving the protein MSPPSRGRRSEQRGPRTAAAAAAAMATPQPGRAGGPSTPLSPTRLSRLQEKEELRELNDRLAHYIDRVRALELENDRLQLKISEREEVTTREVSGIKTLYEAELADARRVLDETARDRACLQIEMGKLRAELEEATKSAKKREGELTVAQGRVRDLESVFHRSEAELAAALSDKRTLENDVAELRAQLAKAEDGHAVAKKQLEKETLMRVDLENRCQSLQEELAFRKDVFEEEVRETRRRHERRLVEVDSSRQQEYDFKMAQALEELRAQHDEQVRLYRLELEQTYQAKLDNAKLSSDQNDKAASAAREELKEARMRVESLSYQLSSLQKQASAAEDRIRELEETVAGERDKFRKMLDAKEREMMEVRDMMQQQLAEYQELLDVKLALDMEISAYRKLLEGEEERLKLSPSPSSRITISRATTSSSGSSVATAGRPGRSKRKRLEVEEPPGTGSSGLGSSSSTSSGGSFHLAQQASASGSVSIEEIDLEGRFVQLKNSSDKDQSLGNWRIKRQVLEGEEISYKFTPKYVLRAGQTVTVWAAGAGVAHSPPSTLVWKSQNSWGTGESFRTTLVNADGEEVAMRTVKQSSVVRETENGEEGEDEAAEFGEEDLFHQQGDPRTTSRGCRVM; this is encoded by the exons ATGAGCCCGCCGAGCCGCGGCCGCCGTTCCGAGCAGCGCGGACCCCGAACcgctgccgctgccgccgccgccatgGCCACGCCGCAGCCCGGCCGCGCGGGCGGGCCCTCCACGCCGCTGTCGCCCACGCGCTTGTCGCGGCTGCAGGAGAAGGAGGAGCTGCGCGAGCTCAATGACCGCCTGGCGCACTACATCGACCGCGTCCGCGCGCTGGAGCTGGAGAACGACCGGCTGCAGCTTAAGATCTCCGAGCGGGAGGAGGTGACCACGCGCGAG GTGAGTGGCATCAAGACATTGTACGAGGCAGAGCTGGCTGACGCCCGCCGGGTGCTGGACGAGACGGCCCGGGACCGCGCCTGCCTGCAGATCGAAATGGGCAAGCTGAGGGCCGAGCTGGAGGAGGCCACCAAGAG CGCCAAGAAGAGGGAGGGTGAGCTCACGGTGGCCCAGGGCCGCGTCAGGGACCTGGAGTCCGTGTTCCACCGAAGTGAGGCCGAGCTCGCGGCCGCACTTAGTGACAAGCGCACCTTGGAGAACGATGTGGCAGAACTGCGGGCCCAGCTGGCTAAG GCGGAGGATGGGCATGCGGTGGCTAAGAAGCAGCTGGAGAAGGAGACGCTGATGCGCGTGGACCTGGAGAACCGCTGCCAGAGCCTGCAGGAGGAGCTGGCCTTCCGCAAGGATGTCTTTGAGGAG GAAGTGCGTGAGACGCGGCGGCGGCATGAGCGCCGCCTGGTGGAGGTGGACAGCAGCCGGCAGCAGGAGTATGACTTTAAGATGGCCCAGGCGCTGGAGGAATTGCGCGCCCAGCACGACGAGCAAGTGCGGCTGTACCGTCTGGAACTGGAGCAGACCTACCAAGCCAAG CTGGACAACGCCAAGCTGAGCTCCGACCAGAATGACAAGGCTGCCAGCGCCGCTCGGGAGGAGCTGAAGGAGGCCCGCATGCGGGTTGAATCCCTCAGCTACCAGCTCTCCAGCCTTCAGAAGCAG GCGAGCGCGGCCGAGGACCGGATCCGTGAACTAGAGGAGACCGTGGCTGGGGAGCGGGACAAGTTCCGGAAGATGCTGGACGCCAAAGAACGAGAAATGATGGAAGTGCGGGACATGATGCAGCAGCAGCTGGCCGAGTACCAGGAGCTGCTGGACGTCAAGCTGGCCCTGGACATGGAGATCAGCGCCTACCGCAAGCtgctggagggagaggaggagag gctgAAGCTGTCCCCTAGCCCGTCATCGCGGATCACCATCTCTCGGGCCACAAcgagcagcagcggcagcagtgtgGCCACAGCCGGGCGCCCGGGCCGCAGCAAGCGGAAGCGGCTGGAGGTGGAGGAGCCGCCGGGCACGGGCTCCAGTGGCCTCGgctccagcagcagcaccagcagcggCGGCAGCTTCCACCTGGCGCAGCAGGCCTCTGCCTCAGGCAGCGTCAGCATCGAGGAGATCGATCTGGAGGGCAGGTTCGTGCAACTGAAGAACAGCTCTGACAAG GATCAGTCTCTGGGCAACTGGAGGatcaagaggcaggtcctggAAGGGGAGGAGATTTCCTACAAGTTCACCCCCAAGTATGTGCTGCGGGCCGGCCAGACTGTCACG GTGTGGGCAGCTGGAGCGGGGGTGGCTCACAGCCCCCCATCCACACTCGTGTGGAAAAGCCAGAACAGCTGGGGCACTGGTGAGAGCTTCCGGACCACCCTGGTCAATGCTGATGGGGAG GAAGTGGCCATGAGAACCGTGAAGCAGTCTTCAGTGGTGCGGGAGACCGAGAATGGGGAGGAGGGCGAGGACGAGGCAGCTGAGTTTGGAGAGGAGGATCTTTTCCACCAGCAG GGGGACCCGAGGACCACCTCTCGAGGCTGCCGCGTCATGTGA